The following proteins come from a genomic window of Schistocerca cancellata isolate TAMUIC-IGC-003103 chromosome 10, iqSchCanc2.1, whole genome shotgun sequence:
- the LOC126106513 gene encoding keratin, type II cytoskeletal 3-like, with product MNGLFALTLVATLVAACSGGLLNHGGHYGGATSYQNVHIESHGSVPVPVASAHHGGFGGGHGIALADGGHHGLELGAGLLQHDGGLGLAAIGGGHDFGGHLEGGFDGGYGGGLHH from the exons ATGAACGGTCTCTTCGCACTG ACCCTGGTCGCGACGCTGGTGGCGGCGTGCAGCGGCGGCCTGCTGAACCACGGCGGGCATTATGGCGGCGCCACGTCGTACCAGAACGTGCACATCGAGAGCCACGGCTCCGTGCCTGTGCCAGTGGCGTCTGCACACCACGGAGGTTTCGGCGGCGGACACGGCATCGCTCTCGCTGACGGAG GTCACCACGGACTGGAGCTGGGAGCTGGTCTTCTCCAGCACGATGGAGGCCTGGGCTTGGCAGCCATCGGCGGCGGACACGACTTTGGAGGACACCTGGAAGGCGGCTTCGACGGCGGCTACGGAGGCGGCCTCCACCACTAA